The following are encoded in a window of Gammaproteobacteria bacterium genomic DNA:
- a CDS encoding ABC transporter permease, protein MRFLNWLAQIVSVTHMNLRNVPARPSSTIVAMLGIAGVVAVLVAVLSIAAGFRSTLETTGSEDAAIVLRSGSTAELSSGLSADQVRIIAEAPGVRAGADGPLASAELFVVVDAPKRGAGTPANVPLRGVGPNAFEVRDSFALTKGRRFESGLREVIVGAGAAREFSGLDVGATLKWGSNEWMVVGEFEDGGSLSESEIWTDVRVLQDAYNRGSSFQSMRVKLENPDMLQTFSDALSSDARLNVTVERESEFYAGQAGPLARIIESIGWVVTAMMGLGAIFAAILTMYAAVSARTIEIATLRALGFGRIPIVVSVLVEALVLGLIGGLIGGVLAYIGFNGYQASTLNWSSFSQVTFAFSVTPALIVTGMIYALVMGFVGGLIPSWRAASMPITAALREL, encoded by the coding sequence ATGCGTTTTCTCAACTGGCTTGCCCAAATTGTCTCGGTTACCCATATGAACCTGCGCAATGTCCCGGCGCGGCCGAGTTCGACGATCGTTGCCATGCTGGGTATCGCCGGGGTGGTTGCGGTTCTTGTTGCAGTGTTGTCGATTGCCGCCGGCTTTCGCTCAACGCTGGAAACAACCGGCTCGGAGGACGCGGCTATTGTTTTGCGTTCCGGTTCAACAGCAGAGCTGTCGAGCGGGCTGTCGGCCGACCAGGTGCGAATCATCGCTGAGGCACCGGGAGTGCGTGCCGGCGCCGACGGGCCGCTGGCCTCAGCAGAGCTGTTTGTCGTTGTTGATGCACCCAAGCGTGGCGCCGGTACGCCGGCCAATGTGCCGCTACGTGGCGTCGGTCCAAACGCTTTCGAGGTGCGCGATTCGTTTGCGCTGACAAAGGGGCGTCGGTTCGAGTCAGGGCTGCGCGAAGTTATTGTTGGCGCTGGTGCAGCGCGCGAATTTTCCGGGCTGGATGTTGGCGCCACGCTGAAGTGGGGCAGCAACGAATGGATGGTGGTTGGCGAGTTCGAAGACGGCGGCAGCCTGTCTGAATCGGAAATCTGGACCGACGTGCGGGTGCTGCAGGACGCGTACAATCGCGGCTCCAGTTTCCAGTCGATGCGGGTGAAGCTCGAAAATCCCGACATGCTGCAGACATTCAGCGATGCGTTGAGCAGCGACGCGCGGCTGAATGTTACCGTCGAGCGCGAGAGTGAATTCTATGCCGGCCAGGCCGGCCCGCTGGCGAGAATCATCGAGTCGATAGGCTGGGTGGTCACAGCGATGATGGGCCTGGGTGCGATTTTCGCCGCGATACTCACGATGTATGCGGCAGTTTCTGCACGGACGATCGAAATAGCGACATTGCGCGCACTCGGCTTTGGCCGCATCCCCATCGTGGTGTCGGTGCTGGTTGAAGCGCTGGTGCTTGGCCTGATCGGTGGCCTGATAGGTGGCGTTCTTGCCTACATCGGTTTTAATGGCTACCAGGCCAGCACACTGAACTGGTCCAGTTTCAGCCAGGTTACTTTCGCCTTTTCGGTGACCCCGGCACTAATCGTGACCGGCATGATCTATGCGCTGGTGATGGGTTTCGTCGGCGGCCTGATCCCCAGCTGGCGCGCAGCCAGCATGCCGATTACCGCCGCCTTGCGCGAACTTTGA
- a CDS encoding ABC transporter permease: MTILAQLGMALLGLAGVIVVLTLVIGIPLGLAWLLLKLAGANGNLLSASLFRKRLRTFLTVGSIMIAFMMFGLLSALDKAFSAGVDIAGADRMVTRHKVTWIQLLPISYLNRIRAIDGVADVTHATWFGGYFKEPKNFVATFPADIESYLRIYPELEIPPDQKEALLADRTGFAAGYAVAERYGWEVGESYPIRSEIYRRADGSDTWDMTLRAIYRPKDNQGDPTAVMLHNDFFNETLPESWRDQVGWYVIRVADADRNAEVAQAIDDLFANSPVETKTESEKAMAAGFANQVGNVGAIVTAVVTAVFFTMLLVTANTMGQSLRERTSELAVLKTLGFTNTRVTVLVIAEALLITFIGGLAGLGLAQLVVLTAGDKLRQYLAVFDIPDSALWIGIILMAVFGLIASAIPASQALRLQIADALRKA, translated from the coding sequence ATGACCATCCTGGCCCAGCTCGGCATGGCGCTGCTGGGGCTGGCCGGCGTCATCGTCGTGCTGACGCTGGTCATCGGCATCCCGCTGGGACTGGCCTGGCTGCTGCTGAAGCTGGCCGGTGCCAACGGCAACCTGCTCAGCGCCAGCCTGTTTCGCAAGCGGCTGCGCACTTTTTTGACGGTGGGGTCGATCATGATTGCGTTCATGATGTTCGGCCTGCTGTCGGCGCTCGACAAGGCTTTTTCCGCCGGCGTCGACATCGCCGGCGCCGACCGCATGGTGACCCGTCACAAGGTCACCTGGATTCAGCTGCTGCCGATTTCCTATCTCAACCGAATTCGCGCTATCGACGGCGTGGCTGACGTGACCCATGCAACGTGGTTTGGCGGATATTTCAAAGAGCCGAAAAATTTCGTCGCAACTTTTCCCGCCGACATTGAGAGCTACTTGCGGATTTACCCGGAGCTGGAAATTCCGCCGGACCAGAAAGAAGCGCTGCTTGCCGACCGCACCGGGTTTGCCGCCGGCTATGCCGTGGCTGAGCGGTACGGCTGGGAAGTGGGCGAGTCCTACCCGATACGGTCAGAAATTTATCGTCGCGCCGACGGCAGCGATACCTGGGATATGACCCTGCGCGCTATCTACCGGCCGAAGGACAACCAGGGCGACCCGACGGCCGTCATGCTGCACAACGACTTTTTCAACGAAACATTGCCGGAAAGCTGGCGTGACCAGGTTGGCTGGTATGTCATCAGGGTCGCCGATGCCGATCGCAACGCCGAAGTGGCGCAGGCTATCGACGATTTGTTTGCCAATTCACCGGTAGAGACAAAGACCGAATCAGAAAAAGCCATGGCGGCGGGTTTTGCCAATCAGGTTGGTAATGTTGGCGCTATTGTTACCGCAGTTGTAACCGCCGTGTTTTTCACGATGCTGCTGGTAACTGCCAATACCATGGGCCAGTCGCTGCGCGAGCGCACCAGTGAGCTGGCGGTACTCAAGACGCTGGGTTTTACCAATACCCGGGTTACCGTATTGGTTATCGCCGAAGCACTGTTAATTACATTCATCGGCGGGCTGGCCGGGCTGGGGCTGGCTCAGCTGGTGGTCCTTACGGCGGGTGACAAACTACGACAGTACCTTGCCGTTTTTGATATCCCTGACAGCGCACTGTGGATTGGCATCATACTGATGGCAGTGTTCGGGCTTATAGCCAGCGCGATCCCCGCCAGCCAGGCACTGCGGTTGCAAATTGCCGATGCGCTGAGGAAGGCCTGA
- a CDS encoding ABC transporter ATP-binding protein: MSDPLVRISALTKTYKRGSEELHVLDNLDLEVERGDFVALMGPSGSGKTTLLNLIGGIDRPDSGGIDVDGQRIDQLSDRALAHWRSRHIGFVFQMFNLLPVLTAERNVELPLLLTSMSGSERRERARTALSLVGLEDRISHKPSQLSGGQEQRVGIARAIVTDPELLLCDEPTGDLDRKSGDEVLELLVALNETQGKTIIMVTHDPRAAERAKRIVHLDKGRLSVAEAA, translated from the coding sequence ATGAGTGATCCCCTGGTACGAATCAGTGCACTGACAAAAACCTACAAACGTGGCTCGGAAGAACTGCATGTTCTGGATAATCTCGATCTCGAGGTCGAACGTGGTGATTTCGTCGCGCTGATGGGGCCGTCGGGGTCAGGTAAGACCACGCTGCTGAACCTGATTGGCGGCATCGACCGGCCCGACAGCGGCGGCATTGACGTTGACGGGCAGCGCATCGACCAGCTCAGTGATCGCGCCCTGGCGCACTGGCGCTCACGTCATATTGGTTTTGTATTCCAGATGTTTAACCTGCTGCCGGTGCTGACCGCGGAACGCAACGTCGAATTGCCGCTGTTGCTGACCAGCATGAGCGGCTCCGAGCGGCGCGAACGAGCCCGCACTGCGCTGTCGCTGGTGGGCCTCGAAGACCGCATCTCGCACAAGCCATCGCAGCTTTCCGGTGGCCAGGAGCAGCGCGTCGGCATCGCCCGCGCCATCGTCACCGACCCCGAATTACTGCTGTGTGACGAACCGACCGGCGATCTGGACCGAAAATCCGGTGACGAGGTGCTGGAACTGCTTGTTGCGCTGAACGAGACGCAGGGCAAAACCATCATTATGGTGACGCACGATCCGCGTGCGGCGGAGCGGGCTAAACGGATCGTGCATCTGGACAAGGGTCGGCTCAGCGTCGCGGAGGCGGCATGA
- a CDS encoding efflux RND transporter periplasmic adaptor subunit, which produces MALDKDKLAKLRIEPQQRVAGRGIGPYIAGAAVLVAVVIAVIAGMQFFAEPEADAPPPLETATAQRPGAAQDAVLDASGYVVARRIATVSSKVTGRVDEVLIEEGMAVEQGQLLAQLDDSTVRAAYGLVESQLESARRNLDETRVRLAEAERQLARTEKLRNENLVSEVALDSARSEVDALRARLSASRSNVKVAERSLAVQQQQLDDLQIRAPFAGIVISKNAQPGEMISPVSAGGGFTRTGIGTIVDMDSREIEVDVNEAYINRVSPGQRVVATLDAYNDWDIPASVINIVPTADRQRATVKVRIAFDQLDARILPDMGVKVRFLNEEALVEREGPEVRAVVPATAIRSDNGTDYVWRVRGGEIERRAVSTARRKGNKVEITAGIEPGDSVVTIARVDLADGDKVNEL; this is translated from the coding sequence TTGGCCCTGGATAAAGACAAGCTGGCAAAGCTGCGCATCGAGCCGCAGCAGCGCGTCGCCGGGCGCGGTATCGGCCCGTATATCGCCGGTGCAGCTGTTCTGGTAGCCGTGGTAATCGCGGTGATCGCCGGCATGCAGTTCTTTGCCGAGCCCGAGGCTGATGCACCGCCGCCGCTGGAAACCGCGACGGCGCAAAGACCGGGCGCGGCGCAGGATGCGGTGCTCGACGCTTCCGGTTACGTTGTCGCACGTCGCATTGCGACGGTGAGTTCCAAGGTCACCGGCCGCGTGGACGAGGTATTAATAGAGGAGGGCATGGCCGTCGAACAGGGCCAGCTGCTGGCGCAGCTCGATGACAGCACGGTTCGAGCGGCCTACGGGCTGGTCGAGAGTCAGCTGGAATCCGCACGGCGCAACCTCGACGAAACACGCGTGCGTCTGGCCGAGGCTGAACGCCAGCTGGCGCGTACCGAGAAACTGCGTAACGAAAACCTGGTAAGCGAGGTGGCGCTCGATAGTGCCCGCTCGGAGGTTGATGCGCTGCGCGCGCGTCTTTCGGCCTCGCGCTCGAATGTAAAAGTTGCCGAGCGATCATTGGCAGTGCAACAACAGCAGCTCGACGATTTGCAGATACGAGCGCCGTTTGCCGGCATCGTGATTTCCAAAAACGCCCAGCCGGGCGAGATGATTTCGCCGGTTTCCGCCGGCGGTGGTTTCACCCGCACCGGCATCGGCACGATTGTCGATATGGATTCGCGTGAAATTGAGGTCGACGTCAACGAGGCATACATCAACCGGGTTTCACCTGGCCAGCGCGTCGTGGCTACCCTGGATGCCTATAACGACTGGGATATCCCGGCGAGTGTTATCAACATCGTGCCGACGGCTGATCGCCAGCGCGCTACCGTCAAGGTACGCATCGCATTCGACCAGCTTGATGCACGTATCCTGCCGGACATGGGTGTGAAAGTACGTTTTCTCAACGAAGAAGCGCTGGTCGAACGCGAAGGGCCCGAAGTTCGCGCAGTAGTACCGGCCACCGCTATTCGCAGCGACAACGGTACCGACTACGTCTGGCGTGTGCGGGGCGGCGAAATAGAGCGCCGTGCAGTCTCAACTGCACGACGCAAGGGTAACAAGGTAGAAATAACCGCCGGCATCGAGCCGGGTGATAGCGTGGTAACGATAGCGCGCGTTGACCTGGCAGACGGCGACAAGGTAAATGAATTATGA
- a CDS encoding hydrolase TatD gives MIDIGANLAHDSFDHDRQAVMARAAAASIVQMVITGTSVAGSSAAAELAADHPGVLYATAGMHPHHAGEFDDDATGQFRQLAGLPQVVAVGECGLDHFRNFSTPAEQEHAFLAQLELAVELQLPVFLHQRDAHETFITIVREYRDRISAAVAHCFTGSKAELYDCLDLDLHIGVTGWICDERRGHDLQEAVAGIPPGRLMIETDAPYLLPRDLEPKPKTRRNEPMHLPHILAAVARHSGRDFNELARETTATAREFFKLGGA, from the coding sequence TTGATCGATATCGGGGCCAATCTGGCCCACGACAGCTTTGACCATGATCGCCAGGCGGTCATGGCGCGCGCTGCCGCCGCCAGTATCGTACAGATGGTCATCACCGGCACCAGCGTCGCCGGCAGCAGCGCCGCGGCCGAACTGGCTGCGGACCACCCCGGTGTGCTCTATGCCACCGCCGGTATGCACCCGCACCATGCCGGCGAATTCGACGACGACGCCACCGGGCAGTTTCGCCAGCTGGCCGGGTTACCCCAGGTTGTCGCCGTGGGCGAATGCGGGCTGGATCATTTTCGCAATTTCTCCACCCCGGCCGAGCAGGAACACGCGTTTCTCGCACAACTGGAACTTGCCGTCGAGCTGCAGCTTCCGGTGTTCCTGCACCAGCGCGATGCGCACGAAACATTTATTACCATCGTGCGCGAATACCGCGACCGTATCAGCGCCGCTGTGGCGCACTGTTTCACCGGCAGCAAAGCCGAGCTTTACGACTGCCTCGACCTGGATCTGCATATCGGCGTTACCGGCTGGATCTGCGACGAACGCCGCGGTCACGACCTGCAGGAGGCCGTGGCCGGAATTCCGCCCGGCAGGCTCATGATCGAAACCGACGCGCCGTACCTGTTGCCGCGCGACCTCGAGCCGAAACCCAAAACCCGGCGCAACGAGCCGATGCATCTGCCGCACATACTTGCCGCCGTCGCCCGTCACAGTGGCCGGGATTTCAACGAACTGGCGCGGGAAACCACGGCCACAGCCCGCGAGTTCTTCAAGCTGGGGGGCGCCTGA
- a CDS encoding DUF2959 domain-containing protein: protein MLHKISIALLLAGLLAGCSSAYYNTLEQFGIHKREILVDRVAEARESQVEAKEQFENALERFRSVVEYDGGELESRYKDLNRELERSEAKAEEVGSRIDAIEDVASALFREWEDELDQYSSAKLRSQSEQQLRETQRRYDGMVAVMRRAEARIQPVLNPFRDQVLWLKHNLNAQAIASLQGEVAVIESDVASLIADLERAIAAADEFMQNTG from the coding sequence ATGCTTCACAAGATATCGATTGCCCTGCTACTGGCTGGCCTGCTGGCCGGTTGCTCCAGTGCCTATTACAACACTCTGGAGCAGTTCGGCATTCACAAGCGTGAAATACTGGTCGACCGTGTCGCCGAGGCGCGCGAATCACAGGTCGAAGCCAAAGAGCAGTTCGAGAACGCGCTCGAACGCTTTCGCAGCGTCGTCGAATATGACGGTGGTGAGCTGGAGTCGCGCTACAAGGACCTGAATCGTGAGCTCGAACGTTCCGAAGCCAAAGCTGAAGAGGTAGGCAGCCGCATCGACGCCATTGAGGATGTTGCCAGCGCACTGTTTCGTGAATGGGAAGACGAGCTGGACCAGTACAGCAGCGCCAAGCTGCGCTCCCAGAGCGAACAGCAGCTGCGCGAAACGCAGCGTCGCTATGATGGCATGGTCGCGGTCATGCGCCGCGCAGAAGCGCGCATCCAGCCGGTACTGAACCCGTTTCGCGACCAGGTACTGTGGCTGAAACACAACCTGAACGCGCAGGCGATCGCTTCGCTGCAGGGCGAGGTTGCCGTGATTGAAAGCGACGTTGCATCATTGATTGCCGATCTCGAGCGTGCCATTGCCGCCGCTGACGAGTTCATGCAGAACACCGGATAG
- a CDS encoding M20/M25/M40 family metallo-hydrolase, which translates to MDSKKAQQFINGMWDDSIVPQLVDYVAIPNKSPLFDPDWAEHGYMDQAADLAEKWCREQPIKGLRVEVVRLPGRTPLLFAEVPGDNDDTVLLYGHLDKQPEFTGWEDDLGPWKPVIRDGKLYGRGGADDGYAVFGSLTAIRALQEQNIPHARCVVVIEFSEESGSPDLPAYIEHLANRIGTPSLVVCLDAECGNYDQLWCTTTLRGNLVGTLSVDVLTAGVHSGGASGIVPSSFRVLRQLLTRLEDENSGATRVPLLEPDIPQSRIAEAAATADVLGDGVHQRYPWVEGMRPISEDRVELLLNNWWRSTLCVTGADGIPELQQAGNTLRPNTSVKLSFRLPPTGDATAAGQQVKQMLETDPPYGARVHFEVESAMEGWSAPEIAPWLADSMAQGSKAFFGADAMYMGTGGSIPFMAMLGEKFPGTQFLVTGVLGPHSNAHGPNEFLHIDTGKKVTCCVARVLTDHFHRADRAAA; encoded by the coding sequence GTGGATAGCAAAAAAGCCCAGCAGTTTATAAACGGAATGTGGGACGACTCGATCGTGCCGCAGCTGGTCGACTACGTCGCCATTCCCAACAAGTCGCCGCTCTTTGACCCCGACTGGGCCGAGCATGGTTACATGGACCAGGCTGCCGACCTTGCCGAAAAATGGTGCCGCGAGCAGCCAATCAAGGGACTGCGGGTTGAAGTCGTGCGACTGCCGGGGCGTACGCCGCTGTTGTTCGCGGAAGTGCCAGGCGACAACGACGACACGGTGCTGCTGTACGGGCACCTGGACAAGCAGCCGGAATTTACTGGCTGGGAAGACGATCTTGGCCCGTGGAAGCCGGTCATCCGCGACGGCAAGCTCTACGGACGCGGGGGCGCGGACGACGGGTATGCAGTGTTTGGCTCACTCACCGCTATTCGCGCGTTGCAGGAGCAGAATATTCCGCATGCTCGCTGCGTAGTGGTCATTGAGTTCTCCGAGGAAAGCGGCAGCCCCGATCTGCCCGCCTACATCGAACATCTCGCCAATCGCATTGGCACGCCCAGCCTGGTGGTGTGCCTCGATGCCGAGTGCGGCAATTACGACCAGCTTTGGTGCACCACCACGCTGCGCGGAAATCTCGTCGGCACTTTGTCAGTCGACGTACTCACCGCAGGTGTTCACTCGGGTGGTGCCAGCGGTATCGTGCCGTCGAGCTTTCGGGTGCTACGGCAGCTGCTGACGCGCCTGGAGGACGAAAACAGCGGCGCTACGCGCGTACCGTTGCTGGAACCGGATATCCCGCAGTCGCGCATTGCAGAAGCTGCTGCCACCGCCGATGTGCTGGGCGATGGTGTTCACCAGCGCTATCCGTGGGTGGAAGGCATGCGTCCGATCAGCGAGGACCGCGTGGAACTGCTGCTGAATAACTGGTGGCGCTCAACCTTGTGCGTCACCGGCGCCGACGGTATCCCCGAGCTGCAGCAGGCCGGCAACACTCTGCGACCGAACACCTCGGTGAAATTATCGTTCCGGCTGCCGCCTACCGGCGACGCCACCGCGGCCGGTCAGCAGGTAAAGCAGATGCTGGAGACCGATCCGCCGTACGGCGCCCGGGTGCACTTCGAAGTGGAATCGGCGATGGAAGGCTGGAGCGCCCCGGAAATTGCCCCATGGCTGGCCGATTCGATGGCGCAGGGATCGAAAGCATTCTTTGGCGCCGACGCCATGTATATGGGCACCGGCGGCAGCATCCCGTTCATGGCCATGCTGGGCGAAAAATTCCCCGGAACGCAGTTCCTGGTAACCGGCGTACTCGGGCCGCACTCGAATGCGCACGGGCCAAACGAGTTCCTGCACATTGATACCGGCAAGAAAGTCACCTGCTGCGTCGCCCGGGTGCTGACGGATCACTTCCACCGAGCTGACCGCGCCGCCGCCTGA
- a CDS encoding CIA30 family protein: MNRANILSPLLLFIGYLLMTLSSLPANTSASTREGERLLTDFTAGTSDFGWYVVNDNVMGGRSDGGFELEPEQLLFTGTTNTDGGGFSSIRTAPMQLDLSSQAGIRLVVKGDGRRYTWRLTSDARWRGRLISYWADFETRNGEWTTANLPFSSFIPRSRGYQLDGPALDAGQITGMGLMIYDKQDGPFHLQLANVSAYSKEK, translated from the coding sequence ATGAATCGAGCTAACATTCTGTCGCCTCTGTTGCTGTTTATTGGATACCTGCTGATGACTCTTTCCAGCCTGCCTGCAAACACATCTGCTTCTACCCGCGAGGGAGAGCGCCTGCTGACTGATTTCACAGCCGGAACGTCTGACTTCGGCTGGTATGTGGTCAATGACAATGTCATGGGGGGGCGCAGCGACGGCGGCTTCGAACTGGAACCGGAGCAGCTACTTTTTACCGGCACGACGAATACCGATGGTGGCGGATTCAGTTCGATACGCACCGCGCCAATGCAGCTGGATCTGTCGAGCCAGGCCGGCATACGGCTGGTCGTGAAAGGTGATGGTCGCCGCTATACCTGGCGGCTGACCAGTGACGCCCGCTGGCGCGGCAGACTGATCAGTTACTGGGCGGATTTCGAAACGCGTAATGGCGAATGGACTACAGCCAACCTGCCCTTCTCCAGCTTTATCCCCAGATCCCGCGGCTATCAGCTCGATGGGCCAGCGCTGGATGCCGGACAGATTACCGGGATGGGTCTGATGATCTACGACAAGCAGGATGGCCCTTTTCATTTGCAGCTGGCCAATGTCAGCGCTTATTCCAAAGAAAAATAA